Sequence from the Pirellulales bacterium genome:
CAAGTGGGCAAGCAGCACGATTGGAACGAACTCGAGATTCTGGCCCAGGGCAATCGCATCCGCCTGGTGGTCAACGGAACGCAGGTCGCCGACTGGCGCGATCCTAAGGTCGATGCCATGTACGAAGGGCCCATCGGCCTGCAACTGCACTCGAACACCGTGCCGCAAGAGATTCACTTCAAGAATCTTGAGCTGACCACTTTTCCTGAAGACAAGCTGATCACGCTCAAGCCGTGACTTTATGCGTCGCACTTAAATAGTGCTGCCGTGCGAGACCAACGTGCAGCCTCGCGCGTACTTGTGGGGCTTGATCGTGGGTGTCGACGTTAAGCGATCAGCTCAAAAAGGCCGGCTGCTCCCTGGCCGCCGCCGATGCACATCGTCACCACGCCCCATTGAGCCTGGCGGCGTACCATCTGGTTCGCCAATGTGCCGACCAGGCGCGAGCCGGTCATGCCGAACGGATGTCCGATCGCGATCGAGCCGCCATTGACGTTCAAACGCGCCGGGTCGATCCCTAGCTTGTCGCGGCAGTAGATCACTTGCACGGCGAAAGCCTCGTTCAGCTCCCACAGGTCGATGTCCTTCACCGCCAGCTTGTGCCTGGCGAGCAAGCGCGGCACGGCGTAGATGGGGCCGATTCCCATTTCGTCCGGTTCGCAGCCAGCTACGACGAAGCCGCGGAAAGCCACCTTCGGCTTCAGCCCCAGGGCCTGCGCCTTTTCGCGCAACATCAAAAGCGAGGCGCTGGCTCCGTCGGAAAGTTGCGAGGCGTTGCCGGCCGTCACCGAACCTTGCCCACTGTTCGGATCGAAGTACGGCTTTAGCGATGCTAGCCCTTCGAGCGTGGTGTCGGGCCGGTTGCACTCGTCTTTGTCCAGCAGGTGTTCTTCCTTGCCGACGACGGCGCCGGTCTTCTTGTCGAGGATGCCGCGCGTGACTTTCATCGGCGCCAGCTCTTCGTCGAAGAATCCTTCTTGCTGCGCGCGCGCCGTCCGCTGCTGGCTCAATAGCGAGTATTCGTCCTGGGCTTGGCGACTAATCTTATAGCGCTTGGCCACCACTTCGGCCGTGTCTCCCATCGCCATGTACAAGCCCGGCATATGCTCGGCGATCCATGGATTAACATCCGTCTTCACGCCCGCCAGCAGAGTGATGCTCTCAACGCCGCCGCCTATCGCGACGTCGGCTCCTTCGTGCATGATTTCGTG
This genomic interval carries:
- a CDS encoding thiolase family protein gives rise to the protein MREAVVVASSRTPLAKSFRGSLNITRPDDYAAHVIRHVVDKAPGLNPAEIEDVVLGCGYPEGPQGMNVARIAAMRAGLPVSVAAATVNRFCSSGLQATAMAAHEIMHEGADVAIGGGVESITLLAGVKTDVNPWIAEHMPGLYMAMGDTAEVVAKRYKISRQAQDEYSLLSQQRTARAQQEGFFDEELAPMKVTRGILDKKTGAVVGKEEHLLDKDECNRPDTTLEGLASLKPYFDPNSGQGSVTAGNASQLSDGASASLLMLREKAQALGLKPKVAFRGFVVAGCEPDEMGIGPIYAVPRLLARHKLAVKDIDLWELNEAFAVQVIYCRDKLGIDPARLNVNGGSIAIGHPFGMTGSRLVGTLANQMVRRQAQWGVVTMCIGGGQGAAGLFELIA